In the genome of Oscillatoria sp. FACHB-1406, one region contains:
- a CDS encoding DUF1232 domain-containing protein, whose product MNNISVKSLYEWYRNTLRNPKYRWVIILGTIAYLISPFNLANEFIPILGQLDDVAILGLFLAEVSQMVLDFAKRRKGDLATTTTPDGQPAKTVEVDAVSVE is encoded by the coding sequence ATGAACAATATTTCCGTCAAATCGCTGTACGAGTGGTATCGCAACACGCTCCGCAACCCTAAATATCGTTGGGTTATCATTCTGGGAACGATCGCCTATTTAATCAGCCCGTTCAATCTTGCCAACGAGTTTATCCCCATTCTCGGTCAACTCGACGATGTTGCCATCTTAGGGCTGTTTCTGGCTGAAGTCTCGCAAATGGTTCTCGATTTTGCTAAGCGTCGTAAAGGCGATTTGGCAACCACGACAACTCCCGACGGACAACCCGCAAAAACCGTTGAAGTCGATGCTGTTTCCGTGGAGTAG
- a CDS encoding YlqD family protein, producing MDEAKSSLFLKRPVTLKVVVTPRWKEEVQRQLQTQINQIDAQLQQLDVQGQRAIAEIQKQTVPNAAQQIETINGQVNQKKSEMLEQKNQFLQQLQQVQLLEMEQEVAQGQLESYFKVEIGDNLVEKMTVEVLVRDGIVEEVRGEI from the coding sequence ATGGATGAAGCTAAGTCAAGTTTGTTCTTAAAGCGTCCGGTTACGCTTAAAGTGGTCGTTACGCCCCGTTGGAAGGAGGAAGTTCAGCGCCAATTGCAAACGCAGATCAATCAAATTGACGCTCAATTGCAGCAGTTGGACGTACAGGGACAGCGCGCGATCGCGGAAATTCAAAAACAAACGGTTCCGAATGCCGCCCAGCAAATTGAAACTATTAACGGTCAAGTCAATCAGAAAAAGAGCGAAATGTTGGAGCAGAAAAATCAATTCCTCCAACAATTGCAACAAGTTCAGTTATTAGAAATGGAACAAGAAGTCGCCCAAGGACAATTAGAAAGTTATTTCAAGGTTGAGATTGGCGATAATCTTGTTGAAAAGATGACGGTTGAAGTTCTCGTTCGCGACGGAATCGTTGAAGAAGTTCGCGGCGAAATCTAA
- a CDS encoding YqiA/YcfP family alpha/beta fold hydrolase produces the protein MQYIYLHGFASSPQSAKAQYLRDRFAEVNLPLHLLDFNQNDFSHLTLSRQLQQTAAEFPADPNSVTLIGSSFGGLTAAWLAERYPQIARIVCLAPAFGFLSHWLPKLGETTLHEWQKSGYLPVYHYTEKRKIDLHYGFILDAKNYDESQLQRPVPTLIIHGVRDETIPIQASRDYAAQRPWVELMELDSDHSLGEVLPQIWQEIQQFCD, from the coding sequence ATGCAATATATTTACCTCCACGGTTTCGCCTCCTCGCCCCAATCGGCTAAAGCACAATATTTGCGCGATCGCTTCGCAGAAGTCAACCTTCCCCTCCACCTCCTCGACTTCAACCAAAACGACTTCTCCCACCTCACCCTTAGCCGCCAACTCCAACAAACCGCCGCCGAATTTCCCGCCGACCCCAACTCCGTCACCCTCATCGGTTCCAGTTTTGGCGGTTTAACCGCTGCTTGGCTGGCAGAACGCTATCCCCAAATCGCGCGCATCGTTTGTCTCGCGCCTGCCTTCGGTTTCCTCTCCCACTGGCTGCCTAAACTCGGCGAAACAACCCTACACGAATGGCAAAAATCCGGCTACCTTCCCGTGTACCATTACACTGAAAAACGCAAAATCGACCTGCATTACGGCTTCATTCTCGATGCGAAAAACTACGATGAAAGCCAACTGCAACGCCCCGTACCTACACTAATTATCCACGGTGTCCGCGACGAAACGATTCCCATTCAAGCATCGCGAGACTATGCCGCCCAGCGTCCTTGGGTTGAATTGATGGAACTCGACAGCGATCATAGTTTGGGAGAAGTTTTACCGCAAATTTGGCAAGAAATCCAGCAGTTTTGCGATTGA
- the trpA gene encoding tryptophan synthase subunit alpha — protein sequence MTAVADRFQTLKSQSRCALIPFITAGDPDLETTEKALRILDRSGADFIELGVPYSDPLADGPTIQAAATRALGRGVRLEDVLAVVKAVSGDISAPIILFTYYNPIHYRGAKAFLTQIYEAGARGLVVPDLPLEEAENLLKPAAEVGIDLTLLVAPTTPKERLDAIARSSQGFIYLVSVTGVTGMRSQVATNVKDLLTDLRAVTDKPIGVGFGISDPEQARQMKDWGADAAIVGSAFVKRLASGTPEEGLQAIEEFCCSLKEAIVNS from the coding sequence ATGACTGCCGTTGCCGATCGCTTTCAAACTCTAAAATCTCAATCTCGTTGTGCTTTAATTCCTTTCATTACGGCGGGCGATCCGGATTTGGAAACAACGGAGAAAGCGTTACGAATTTTAGACCGTTCGGGGGCAGATTTTATCGAACTTGGCGTTCCTTATTCCGATCCCTTAGCCGATGGGCCGACAATCCAAGCGGCAGCGACGCGGGCGCTGGGGCGCGGCGTGCGATTAGAGGACGTATTAGCCGTAGTGAAAGCAGTTTCGGGCGACATCTCTGCGCCGATTATCCTGTTTACTTACTACAATCCCATCCACTATCGCGGCGCAAAAGCGTTTTTAACCCAGATTTATGAAGCTGGGGCGCGCGGTTTAGTGGTTCCGGATTTGCCCTTAGAAGAGGCAGAAAACTTGTTGAAACCGGCGGCTGAGGTGGGGATCGATCTGACACTTTTGGTCGCCCCGACGACCCCAAAAGAGCGCTTGGATGCGATCGCGCGTTCCTCCCAAGGCTTTATCTATCTGGTGAGTGTGACGGGCGTAACCGGGATGCGATCGCAAGTTGCCACGAATGTTAAAGATTTATTAACAGATTTGCGCGCCGTGACTGATAAGCCCATTGGCGTAGGCTTCGGGATTTCCGACCCCGAACAAGCGCGGCAAATGAAGGATTGGGGGGCGGATGCGGCAATTGTGGGCAGCGCCTTTGTCAAGCGCTTGGCTTCGGGAACGCCGGAGGAAGGATTGCAAGCGATCGAGGAATTCTGTTGCAGTTTGAAAGAAGCGATTGTTAATTCGTAG
- a CDS encoding aspartate kinase: protein MALIVQKYGGTSVGSVERIQSVARRVCQTVASGNHVVVVVSAMGKTTDGLVGLAREISSNPSRREMDMLLSTGEQVSIALLSMALQELGQSAISLTGAQVGIVTESEHSRARILEIRTERLERHLNEGTVVVVAGFQGISSGEELEFTTLGRGGSDTSAVALAAALGASQCEIYTDVPGILTTDPRLVPQAQLMDEITCDEMLELASLGAKVLHPRAVEIARNYGVPLVVRSSWTDEPGTRVISEVSPTRSLHNLEITKAVDAIEFDTDQAKVALLRVPDRPGIAARLFGEIARRNVDVDLIIQSIHDGNLNDIAFTVVSGMLPKAEAVAEAIAPVLRSSPQQTQEAEVTVDRRTAKISIAGAGIVGRPGIAAQMFAALFDAGVNIEMISTSEVKVSCVIDREDCDRAISALCLAFDLHCSPVHMPNTASVPPNTNAPLVRGVALDLNQARLALRRIPDVPGMAAKIFGVLAQKNISVDMIIQSQRCRIIDDTPTRDLACTVARADAETACNALRDLAELWDWGEVVVDPHVAKVSIVGAGMVGHPGVAARMFEALAQQGINLQMIATSEIKVSCVVAEEEGVKALQVIHQAFNLAGKETVEVPV, encoded by the coding sequence ATGGCGTTAATTGTCCAAAAATACGGCGGTACGTCCGTGGGATCGGTCGAGCGCATTCAATCCGTCGCTCGCCGCGTTTGTCAAACCGTAGCATCAGGCAACCATGTTGTTGTTGTCGTCTCGGCAATGGGGAAAACCACCGATGGGTTAGTGGGCTTGGCGCGAGAAATTTCGAGCAATCCCAGTCGGCGCGAAATGGATATGCTGCTTTCGACGGGAGAACAAGTGTCGATCGCGCTGTTGAGTATGGCACTCCAAGAACTCGGTCAGTCCGCCATTTCCTTAACCGGCGCGCAAGTGGGCATTGTCACCGAAAGCGAACACAGTCGCGCTCGCATCCTAGAAATTCGCACCGAGCGCCTCGAACGCCATCTCAATGAAGGTACTGTCGTTGTCGTTGCGGGTTTCCAAGGGATTAGCAGCGGCGAAGAGTTAGAATTCACCACCCTCGGACGCGGCGGTTCCGATACGTCCGCCGTAGCCCTAGCAGCCGCTTTGGGCGCGAGTCAGTGCGAAATTTATACCGACGTTCCCGGCATTCTGACCACCGATCCCCGCCTCGTCCCGCAAGCGCAGTTAATGGACGAAATTACCTGCGATGAGATGTTGGAGTTGGCGAGTTTGGGCGCAAAAGTCTTGCACCCGAGAGCGGTAGAAATCGCGCGGAACTATGGCGTGCCGTTGGTGGTGCGTTCGAGTTGGACGGACGAACCGGGAACGCGGGTGATATCAGAAGTTTCGCCGACGCGATCGCTCCACAACCTCGAGATTACCAAAGCCGTAGACGCGATCGAATTCGATACCGATCAAGCGAAAGTCGCGCTCCTGCGGGTTCCCGATCGCCCGGGGATTGCCGCGCGCCTGTTTGGCGAAATCGCGCGGCGCAACGTCGATGTTGACTTAATTATTCAATCTATCCACGATGGCAACCTCAACGATATTGCTTTCACCGTGGTAAGCGGTATGCTGCCGAAAGCCGAAGCAGTTGCAGAAGCGATCGCGCCCGTACTGCGAAGTTCGCCCCAACAAACCCAAGAAGCTGAAGTTACCGTCGATCGCCGCACCGCCAAAATCTCGATCGCCGGGGCGGGAATCGTCGGCCGTCCGGGGATTGCCGCGCAAATGTTCGCCGCCCTTTTCGATGCGGGCGTGAATATCGAGATGATCTCCACCTCCGAAGTTAAGGTGAGTTGCGTTATCGATCGCGAAGACTGCGATCGCGCCATTTCTGCCCTCTGCCTCGCTTTCGACTTGCACTGTTCCCCCGTGCATATGCCCAATACCGCTTCCGTTCCTCCCAACACTAACGCACCCCTCGTGCGCGGTGTTGCCCTCGATCTCAATCAAGCGCGCCTCGCCTTGCGCCGCATTCCTGACGTTCCTGGAATGGCTGCTAAAATCTTTGGGGTTCTCGCCCAAAAAAATATCAGCGTCGATATGATTATTCAATCCCAACGCTGCCGAATCATTGACGACACCCCCACCCGCGATCTCGCCTGCACTGTCGCCCGCGCCGACGCAGAAACCGCCTGCAACGCCCTGCGAGACTTAGCCGAACTCTGGGATTGGGGAGAAGTCGTCGTCGATCCTCATGTTGCTAAAGTAAGCATCGTCGGTGCGGGAATGGTAGGACATCCCGGTGTTGCCGCTCGGATGTTTGAAGCCCTCGCGCAGCAAGGGATCAACCTTCAGATGATTGCCACCTCCGAGATTAAAGTCAGTTGCGTTGTTGCTGAGGAAGAAGGCGTAAAAGCCTTACAAGTGATTCACCAAGCGTTTAATCTGGCGGGTAAAGAAACGGTGGAAGTTCCGGTGTAG
- a CDS encoding NUDIX hydrolase: protein MKRDRIQIDDSWYQRPLGVRESISAGGIIAREDSGTIYIAAVREASKVKNAAYVLPKGRLEAGETIEEAARREIAEEAGLTDLTLLAELGILERLDFRKRSWKIIHYFLYRTAQIEGKPTDTTIDYQLHWFPLDELPPFFWPEQRQLIEKNMELIRESLKRDR, encoded by the coding sequence ATGAAGCGCGATCGGATCCAGATAGATGACAGTTGGTATCAGCGTCCGTTAGGCGTTCGCGAGAGCATTTCCGCAGGAGGAATTATCGCACGCGAGGACAGCGGCACGATTTACATTGCTGCTGTGCGGGAAGCTAGTAAAGTGAAAAACGCTGCCTACGTTCTCCCGAAAGGGCGTTTAGAAGCGGGCGAAACGATTGAAGAGGCGGCACGGCGGGAAATAGCAGAAGAAGCGGGATTGACGGATTTAACGCTACTGGCAGAACTCGGCATTTTAGAACGGCTTGATTTTCGCAAGCGTTCTTGGAAAATTATTCATTACTTCCTTTATCGCACCGCCCAAATCGAGGGAAAACCGACCGACACAACGATCGATTATCAATTACACTGGTTCCCTTTAGACGAACTGCCTCCCTTTTTTTGGCCGGAACAACGGCAGTTAATTGAAAAGAATATGGAACTCATTCGTGAGTCTTTAAAGCGCGATCGTTAA
- the ndhL gene encoding NAD(P)H-quinone oxidoreductase subunit L, producing MNSLIANLDTNLLLILSVYLALGGLYLLVAPGLLYFYLKERWYVASSLERGFMYFLVFFFFPGLILLSPFLNFRPKRLVELEIKN from the coding sequence ATGAATAGCCTCATTGCCAATCTGGATACAAACCTTCTCCTGATTCTCTCGGTCTATCTCGCCTTGGGCGGCTTGTACCTCTTAGTTGCACCGGGATTGCTCTATTTTTATCTCAAAGAGCGTTGGTATGTGGCAAGCTCCTTAGAGCGCGGTTTTATGTACTTCTTAGTCTTCTTCTTCTTTCCGGGGCTGATCCTGTTGAGTCCGTTCTTGAATTTCCGACCGAAGCGTCTTGTCGAATTAGAAATTAAAAATTAA
- a CDS encoding alpha/beta hydrolase, with product MSSPDCILYAQHGWADTGSAIASLAQSVAPPNSKIIVPDLGWFNTWLRIEPLIQRVEAIADRNMKRYPDTPVRIIGHSMGGLIWLEVLHRHPEWRSRVESLILIASPVGGADLARAFDPLNWGLGIARDLGINRREIAQTIAAEIPTLIIAGDIDNGSDGTITVGSTRFYGAHFVCIHGLHHDRLKKAPRLIPAIRHFWKNPHFPSPSPTCFSNHLIQRLQAVPGMTDAHLRDFRANRVHYTFPDGTTLHRWRHPIGTEHIFVANRHGDCLWGGFVGWFHHQELDDAIAELQQEFARSA from the coding sequence ATGAGTTCTCCAGATTGTATCTTATACGCTCAGCACGGTTGGGCGGATACAGGAAGCGCGATCGCCTCCCTAGCCCAAAGCGTTGCCCCTCCCAATAGTAAAATTATCGTCCCGGATTTAGGTTGGTTCAATACTTGGTTGAGAATTGAACCGCTGATTCAGCGCGTCGAAGCGATCGCCGATCGCAATATGAAACGCTATCCCGATACGCCCGTCCGTATTATCGGTCATTCGATGGGCGGTTTGATTTGGTTGGAAGTGCTACACCGACACCCCGAATGGCGATCGCGCGTTGAATCGTTAATTCTCATCGCCTCGCCGGTGGGCGGTGCGGATTTGGCGCGCGCCTTCGATCCCTTAAATTGGGGCTTAGGAATCGCGCGAGACTTAGGGATAAACCGCCGCGAGATCGCGCAAACCATTGCCGCTGAAATTCCCACCCTGATTATCGCCGGTGACATCGACAACGGTAGCGACGGGACGATTACGGTTGGTAGTACGCGCTTTTACGGGGCGCACTTCGTCTGCATCCACGGACTGCATCACGATCGCCTCAAGAAAGCACCGCGCTTGATTCCCGCTATCCGCCACTTCTGGAAAAATCCTCACTTTCCTTCCCCCTCCCCAACTTGCTTTAGCAATCACCTCATCCAGCGGTTGCAAGCGGTTCCGGGGATGACGGACGCGCACTTACGAGATTTTCGAGCCAATCGGGTTCACTATACCTTCCCCGATGGCACGACTTTGCATCGCTGGCGACATCCCATCGGCACCGAACATATTTTCGTTGCCAATCGTCACGGAGACTGCCTTTGGGGAGGATTTGTCGGTTGGTTCCATCACCAGGAATTGGACGACGCGATCGCGGAACTTCAACAGGAATTCGCGCGATCGGCTTAA
- a CDS encoding SH3 domain-containing protein — MLTDLYVVKTEGLNVRSAPLVKDDNRIAAIALGDVVAKIDVTPDEDWWKISIRHGGEVIEGFVAKNFLEPAPKLVQAIGWFKEQFRGKIESAIAGTPFTLDLLTAIAVQETYYIWGKLYPTLPLSEVLKVCVGDTFDAPNRSAFPTNKDDLLAVTGGKEMFDIAREALIAVGAHIKIYKDRADADSNKFCRGFGIFQLDLQFFKDDPDYFLQKKWHSFDECLKKVIPELKDALKRAYKTEKKALTEEEQVYVAIAYNRGSVDFSRGFKQGHKDEEGKYYGEYIWEYLQLARSVP; from the coding sequence ATGTTGACAGATTTGTATGTAGTTAAAACCGAAGGATTGAACGTGCGTTCTGCTCCTCTTGTTAAGGATGATAATCGGATTGCGGCGATCGCGCTTGGGGATGTTGTTGCCAAAATTGACGTTACGCCCGATGAGGATTGGTGGAAAATTTCAATCCGTCACGGTGGAGAGGTTATCGAAGGCTTTGTCGCGAAAAACTTTTTAGAACCCGCCCCAAAACTCGTACAAGCCATTGGTTGGTTTAAGGAACAGTTTAGAGGCAAGATTGAAAGCGCGATCGCGGGAACGCCCTTTACCCTGGATTTGCTGACCGCGATCGCCGTCCAAGAAACTTACTATATTTGGGGAAAACTCTACCCAACCTTACCGCTTTCTGAAGTCTTAAAAGTCTGCGTCGGCGATACCTTCGATGCTCCCAATCGTTCTGCATTCCCAACGAATAAAGACGATTTACTCGCAGTGACGGGAGGTAAAGAAATGTTTGACATTGCTCGCGAAGCTTTAATCGCTGTTGGCGCGCATATCAAAATTTATAAAGATCGAGCCGATGCCGACTCGAATAAGTTCTGTCGGGGGTTCGGAATTTTTCAGTTAGATTTGCAATTTTTTAAAGACGACCCGGATTACTTTTTACAGAAGAAATGGCACAGCTTCGATGAATGCTTAAAAAAGGTTATCCCCGAACTCAAAGACGCTTTGAAACGAGCTTATAAAACGGAGAAAAAAGCTTTAACTGAAGAGGAACAAGTCTATGTTGCGATCGCTTACAATCGCGGATCGGTGGACTTTTCTCGCGGCTTTAAGCAAGGACATAAAGACGAAGAGGGGAAATACTATGGGGAATATATTTGGGAATATCTACAACTAGCTCGCTCTGTTCCTTAG
- a CDS encoding DUF3007 family protein produces MRRIDVFGIGIGIFLAGAIGYGVFKAAGLDSTQAGIWSQVLLVGGLLGWVATYLFRAGTKTMTYHQQRKDYEDAAFQKRLDEMTPEEIEALKAEIEKE; encoded by the coding sequence ATGCGACGAATCGATGTTTTTGGGATTGGGATTGGGATTTTTTTAGCGGGCGCGATCGGCTATGGGGTGTTTAAAGCTGCCGGACTCGATAGCACCCAAGCCGGAATTTGGAGTCAAGTGCTGCTGGTGGGCGGATTGTTGGGCTGGGTTGCGACTTATTTGTTCCGCGCGGGAACGAAGACAATGACCTATCACCAGCAGCGCAAGGATTATGAAGATGCAGCATTTCAAAAACGTCTCGATGAGATGACCCCCGAAGAGATAGAAGCTTTAAAAGCTGAAATCGAAAAAGAATAA
- a CDS encoding rhodanese-related sulfurtransferase, producing the protein MAIAVATFYKFVRLDDFAEKQPILLSYCQQQGIKGTILLAAEGINGTIAGSRESVDAVLAFLRSDARLADLEHKASIAKALPFARLKVRLKREIVTLGVMEADPSDRVGTYVTPQEWNALLADPDVVVVDTRNEYEVAIGTFENAQNPHIDSFRQFPDYAQQHLDRDRHKKVAMFCTGGIRCEKATAYLLHQGFEEVYHLKGGILKYLEEIPESESLWQGECFVFDDRVAVKQGLAPGSYDSCRACGHPISAEDKASPQYRERVSCPHCYL; encoded by the coding sequence ATGGCGATCGCGGTGGCAACCTTTTATAAGTTCGTTCGGCTCGACGATTTTGCTGAAAAACAGCCGATTTTGCTCTCCTATTGCCAGCAACAGGGGATTAAAGGAACGATCCTGCTAGCAGCGGAAGGAATTAACGGCACGATCGCAGGGAGTCGGGAGTCCGTCGATGCGGTGCTGGCGTTTTTGCGTTCTGACGCGCGTTTGGCGGATTTAGAGCATAAAGCGTCGATCGCGAAAGCATTGCCCTTTGCGCGGCTGAAAGTGCGTTTAAAGCGAGAAATCGTGACCTTGGGGGTAATGGAGGCGGATCCGAGCGATCGCGTGGGAACTTACGTGACTCCCCAAGAGTGGAACGCCTTACTTGCCGATCCCGATGTGGTGGTGGTGGATACGCGCAACGAATATGAAGTCGCGATCGGTACTTTTGAGAATGCCCAGAACCCGCATATCGACTCGTTTCGCCAGTTTCCCGACTACGCGCAGCAGCATCTCGATCGCGATCGACATAAAAAAGTTGCCATGTTTTGTACCGGCGGCATTCGCTGCGAAAAAGCAACCGCCTACTTACTCCATCAAGGATTCGAGGAAGTCTATCACCTCAAAGGCGGCATTCTGAAATATTTAGAAGAAATTCCCGAATCCGAAAGTTTGTGGCAGGGCGAATGTTTTGTCTTCGACGATCGCGTCGCCGTCAAGCAAGGCTTAGCGCCGGGAAGTTACGATTCTTGCCGCGCTTGCGGACATCCGATTTCAGCAGAAGATAAAGCCTCACCGCAATATCGAGAAAGAGTTTCTTGCCCCCATTGTTATCTTTGA
- a CDS encoding SWIM zinc finger family protein gives MTEYIDSRAWWVERWLELLDSYRFRKRLERARKYASEGNVQSIEFQGAKVLAKVKGSEPEPYQVSLSLAPFSEEDWNYIVETMSEKALFSAQLLAGEMPDNIEQVFTANGLSLFPFTLADIHSRCSCPDKANPCKHIGAVYYQLGDRFSEDPFVLFQLRGRTRQQILDALRQLRGKGNKTTKKRGNVEGKETPSQAEIKGTTQKGKANSPSAQTPQTFENFWQYDEPLESSLVVIAPPTERKTVLDLLGSIPLASEDAIAVRQYLQQAYQTASQEAIKTALNN, from the coding sequence ATGACTGAATACATTGATAGTCGAGCATGGTGGGTCGAGCGGTGGTTAGAATTGCTTGACTCCTATCGCTTTCGCAAGCGTTTAGAGAGGGCGAGAAAATATGCCAGTGAAGGCAATGTTCAAAGCATCGAATTTCAAGGGGCGAAAGTTTTAGCAAAAGTTAAAGGTAGCGAACCGGAACCCTACCAAGTTTCCCTTTCTCTTGCTCCTTTTTCTGAGGAAGATTGGAACTATATCGTCGAAACGATGTCGGAAAAAGCACTATTTTCGGCTCAACTCTTAGCCGGAGAAATGCCCGACAATATCGAGCAAGTGTTTACCGCGAATGGTTTGAGTTTATTTCCCTTTACGCTCGCCGATATTCATTCGCGCTGTAGCTGTCCCGATAAAGCCAATCCTTGCAAACATATTGGTGCAGTTTATTATCAATTGGGCGATCGCTTTAGCGAAGATCCGTTTGTGCTGTTTCAGTTGCGAGGACGCACTCGCCAACAAATTCTCGATGCGTTGCGTCAGTTACGCGGTAAGGGCAATAAAACGACTAAAAAACGCGGGAATGTCGAGGGGAAAGAGACTCCCTCTCAAGCAGAGATTAAGGGAACAACTCAGAAGGGAAAGGCAAACTCTCCGAGCGCTCAAACGCCGCAAACTTTCGAGAATTTTTGGCAGTACGATGAGCCTTTAGAGTCGTCTCTCGTTGTTATTGCACCGCCAACCGAACGCAAGACAGTTCTCGATTTGTTGGGTAGCATTCCCCTGGCTTCTGAGGACGCGATCGCGGTGCGCCAATATCTCCAACAAGCTTACCAAACCGCGAGCCAAGAAGCGATTAAAACTGCGCTGAATAATTGA
- a CDS encoding long-chain fatty acid--CoA ligase: MLANPSKPSSIDAADYSQIRALPQIWQIASQTFGSITALHDPHSKPEVRISYKQLYHQIQQFASGLQLLGMRENDKVALFADNSPRWLIADQGIMTAGGVNVVRSSAADRYELLYIFSDSDSTGLVVENLKTLDKLRPELDELPIRWVVLLSDEPLKSEYPWPVLNFEQLMVRGEASTLQLPKQREDTLATLLYTSGTTGKPKGVMLTHGNILHQVKTAATVIQPQAGDRVLSILPSWHAYERTVEYYILSRGCTQIYTNIRYFKQDLKTFKPNLMVGVPRLWESVYEGVQKQFREQPANKQRLVNFFLSVSEGYVTAKRLAEGLSLENLHPSSTERLLARLKAFLFAPLHALGEKLVYNKVREATGGQLNYVISGGGSLAKHLDTFYEIIGVTILVGYGLTETAPITNVRRPSHNLRGSSGPPMPYTEVRIIDPLTRQTLPPEQTGLVLLRGPQVMQGYYKQPEATAKAIDPEGWFDSGDLGWVTASNDLVLTGRAKDTIVLSNGENIEPQPIEDACVRSPYIDQIMLTGQDQKALGALIVPNLEALGLWGEQQTPPLNIPVAGETARKDLDSDRVLDLFRQELKREVQNRPGYRADDRIATFRLLLEPFSIDNGMMTQTLKIRRPVVSERYRAIIDEMFYK, translated from the coding sequence ATGCTCGCGAATCCTTCAAAACCCTCCAGCATCGATGCTGCGGATTATTCCCAGATCCGAGCGTTGCCGCAAATTTGGCAAATTGCCAGCCAAACGTTTGGCTCGATAACCGCCCTCCACGACCCCCACAGCAAGCCTGAGGTTAGAATTTCCTACAAGCAACTCTATCATCAGATTCAGCAGTTTGCTTCGGGTTTGCAGTTGTTGGGAATGAGAGAAAACGATAAAGTCGCTCTTTTTGCCGATAACAGTCCCCGTTGGTTAATTGCCGACCAAGGAATTATGACAGCGGGCGGAGTGAATGTCGTGCGTTCTTCTGCGGCAGATCGCTATGAGTTACTCTACATCTTCAGCGATAGCGACAGTACGGGGTTGGTAGTAGAAAACCTCAAAACCCTCGATAAACTCCGTCCCGAACTCGACGAACTCCCGATTCGCTGGGTTGTTTTACTCTCCGACGAACCCCTGAAGTCCGAGTATCCCTGGCCGGTTCTCAATTTCGAGCAACTGATGGTGCGGGGAGAGGCAAGCACCTTGCAACTGCCAAAGCAACGAGAAGACACGCTAGCGACCTTACTTTACACTTCCGGGACGACGGGAAAACCCAAAGGCGTAATGCTGACGCACGGGAATATTTTACATCAAGTCAAAACGGCGGCAACCGTAATTCAACCGCAAGCGGGCGATCGCGTCCTCAGCATTCTTCCCAGTTGGCACGCTTACGAACGCACGGTGGAATACTACATTCTTTCTCGCGGCTGCACGCAAATTTATACTAATATTCGTTACTTCAAACAAGATTTAAAAACCTTTAAACCCAATCTCATGGTTGGCGTTCCTCGCTTGTGGGAATCTGTTTACGAAGGCGTTCAAAAACAGTTTCGCGAACAACCTGCTAATAAACAGCGCTTAGTGAATTTTTTCCTCAGCGTTTCCGAGGGCTACGTTACGGCAAAACGCCTTGCTGAAGGGCTGAGTTTGGAGAATCTTCATCCCTCTTCGACAGAACGCTTGCTCGCGCGCCTGAAAGCATTTCTATTCGCACCTCTCCACGCGCTGGGCGAAAAACTCGTTTACAACAAAGTCCGAGAAGCAACGGGCGGACAACTCAATTACGTCATTAGCGGCGGTGGTTCCCTCGCCAAACACCTCGATACGTTCTACGAGATTATTGGGGTAACGATTTTGGTGGGCTACGGGCTGACGGAAACTGCGCCGATTACGAACGTGCGCCGTCCTTCGCATAATTTGCGCGGTTCCTCGGGGCCGCCGATGCCCTATACTGAGGTTCGCATTATCGATCCCCTCACCCGGCAAACGCTGCCGCCAGAACAAACCGGGTTGGTGCTGTTGCGCGGGCCGCAGGTAATGCAAGGGTACTATAAGCAGCCGGAAGCAACGGCTAAAGCGATCGATCCGGAAGGATGGTTCGATAGCGGCGATTTGGGTTGGGTAACAGCCTCGAACGATTTGGTACTGACGGGACGCGCGAAGGATACGATTGTTTTGAGCAATGGCGAAAATATCGAACCGCAACCGATTGAGGATGCTTGCGTTCGCAGCCCCTACATCGACCAAATTATGTTAACCGGACAAGACCAAAAAGCGCTGGGGGCGCTGATTGTGCCTAATCTGGAAGCGTTGGGGTTGTGGGGGGAACAACAAACGCCGCCGTTAAATATTCCGGTAGCGGGAGAAACGGCGCGAAAGGATTTAGATAGCGATCGCGTTTTGGATCTGTTTCGCCAAGAATTGAAGCGAGAGGTGCAAAATCGCCCCGGATACCGCGCCGACGATCGCATCGCAACTTTTCGCTTGCTCCTCGAGCCGTTCTCGATTGACAATGGCATGATGACGCAAACACTAAAAATTCGCCGTCCGGTTGTCAGCGAACGCTATCGCGCTATTATTGACGAGATGTTTTATAAATAG